GGACTTTCATAGTTtttctccaatctcatttttgtcTCACTGTCCATTACTCCCTTTTCCTCATTCCAAGACCCAGCCTAATTAGACCTCATCATTCCTCAGATAACAAAAACTCCATCTGCCATCTGTCTTTACACTGGCCACTGTGCCacttccatccccctcccctgtGCCTGAATTAGATTCCTTCTTTACTTCTGCATGAACGAAtacttattttcctttaaaatagctCAAGGATCACCTTCTAAATGAATCCTTTCCTACTCCCTACAACTATTAGTGTCTTCTTTCTCACTTAAGTACTTGGTaattatttgttttcattctctatgtgttctttctatttaaaCTTCTTTATATATGgtatctccttcattagaatgtaagatctttgagagtGGAGATtggttcattctttttttttattttaatttttttgattttttaatttttagtttacaacactcaattccacaagtttttgagttccaaatttccttcatctccttcccctccttcctcacccccaagatgtcatggaatctgatatatgttctacaaataccttcacattaaacttatttacataatagtcaagttgtaaagaattatgaccaatggaatgaatcatgagaaagaagaaacaaaaccaaaaaagaagagaaaaaagagagagcaaatagtttgcctcactctgcattcatactccataattctttttctgtatgtaaatagctctctccatcacgagtcctttggaactgtttttGAACCATGtatttattgctgagaagagccaagtctaattaagttagtcatcacaaaagtaatatgtctgtggttgtgtacaatgttctcctcccctcactcagcattgtatcaTGTAGGTATTTcgagattattatgaagtctgtatgtaccccatttcttatagcacaatagtattccattacattcatatactgcaacttgtttagccattccccaattgatgggcatccccttgatttccaattctttgctaccacaaaaagtgctgctataaatatttttgtacatactggtccattttgcacttgtgtgatctctttgggatacagcactagaagtggtattgctgggtcaaagggtatgcacatttttatagcgctttgggcatagttccaaattgctctctagaatggttggatctgttcacaattccaccaataatgtaacagttcattctttacatttgtatccctagtacctagcacattgttattcagttctttttttttggttatgtctgACTCATTACCCCATTTGTgttttctggagtggtttgctattttcttgtaAAGCTCATTTTagagctaaggaaactgaggcaaacgggcttacgtgacttgcccaaggtcaaacagctagtaagcacttgaggttggatttgaaattagatcttcctgactccggatccaatgctctatccactgtaccacctagcaatccatagtaaataattaataagtgcttatagcttaatggggaaaaaagatttaaaaaattgaagcACTTTATGGAAACACTTTCTACTTGATACTTAGGATATTCAATTGATAAGGGGAAAAATGGCCCAGCTCTAATGGTCTCTAAATTTATGTTCCAggttttcctctgcttcttttctccttataattttcttttctctccaccaTGCTTCTCTGAAATATTATGGgattataggattttgagtttaAAGGACTACAGAAATTATTTAgcccaaattcttcattttatagatgaagaaactaaggaccagAGGGACTAAAtatcttacccaaggtcacagagagggTGAAGAGCAGAACCAAATTCTAAACacagaccctctgactccaggtccaggtctTTGGCCCTTATTTGGATAGTGTTGATGGCCAGTCATGCATGGTGTTTGACAACAGCTGCTCCATTCAGATAGGTGAATAGTTTCTGTCTGTCGGCTTATTGCCCATACTCACATGGCCATCAAACAAGGGGAATCAGTGGAAATGGGATAAACATTTCACTTCTTAAGACACAATTCTGAATTTTAAGAATGATGAGAAAATTGTCACAGTGTTACTCATCCATCCCTAAACCACAAATGAGTTTTTTTAATGCCTGAAGAGGGCTCCCtattaataatatatattgaCTTGAAGCTTGTTCTGCAAAATTTAGAATCTGTATAGGATACAACCTGATGTGTAGGTGGGTTTTGAGGTATCCTGGAACTGAACATTTGGGATGCGTTCCTTTTCTTCTGCAACCTCTCAGTGACCTTTTGACACCATAAGCTGATGGAATAGCAACTAAATTAATCTCATTAGTAAACTTGTGGCATGTAGCTTAAAATAAGAAGATACATCTCTTCCTATTCTTCCCTGGTCGGGAAGAATCAGCAAATTCTGGCTTCTGGAGCAATTTAAGATCAGCTGGGGGAGATGAGATAGGGGTCCAAGGTATAACCATTCTCTGTGGTTGAGGTGGATTTTTCTTAGAGGTCATGGAAGATGAAGAGGTTGAGGAGTTAGGTGCTCAGGGTATTTGAAGGAGGTGGATGGAAGAAGACCAAAAGCCAGAtaactgaagaagagaaaaaaatgacctggagatATATAAATGACAACAAGGATTCCAACAGGATGAAATGACCTTTAAAGGAGGAAAGGTAGTTTCTGACTGATAGTGGCAGTAGCGTCTAAAAGTGACAATGGAGGACAAGTATATGATAACTTCTGATCCTGGCCCTTTGTGTCGGAGGTATGATACAAAAACTCACAGGTAGAAAGGATATTAAAACATATAGTCTTGGGGGGCACAGCCAAGAGGACAGAGTATAGGCAGCAACCCATTTGAATtctctcaactttcccctcttaacaacaataaaataatgtctcacatcaaattttggagtgacagAGCTAGCAAGAGGTCAGGGTGAAACATTTGTCcaacctaagacaacttaggaggtcagcaggagaggtctgtgaaaCCAGGATGGGAATCAGTCCAGTGGTAATAGCATCAGTGGTGGGCCTGGGAGGTGGCTGGGACAGCACACAGCAGTAGCAGTttcaggaactctcagcccagagacaatGAAAAAGGGGGTCTGATGACTGCTAAGAAACAGATTATAGGAGACTCTGTTGGCACTTTGTGCAACTGgggctgattggcaactctaatGCCACACAGAGTTCTGGGTAAAAGTAATAGAATGGAAAGGAATGCCTGTGGTTGATTGCAGGGGAGCAGGGGCTCTGGTATCTGTTCCAAGGCAGGGAGGAGCAATAGAACTTGCGGCCACTGGAGAATAGGGTcctctttcccaatttttaagGGACAAAAAGAGTTTCAACATTTGTGGCTATAGGGAAACAGGGTAAAGAtcagagcagtgaccacacctttcaccagatcataccatcttggaagcactgaaaacttgcagacctctccccaaaactagctctgaaaacagaaacacaaaaaagTTTGAAGCTTTGCATggtgctgtaacaacaatgtggcttgccactactgtggctgtgtaagcccaataacaccagcacacagtagggctgccaacacaggttctttgatctgcttttctaaggaaagcaactttaaggggttaacaatcttaatttaatcaaatatatatacacatataaacatatatacatacagacacatatatgtatatgtacgcatatatatgtgtgtatatatatagacatatatatgtgtatgtgtgtgtatacatatatatgtgtgatatatagatatatatgtcattcacttggttcagggggaaaagccagcaccctgaactttagagcaaatacatatagaaattacaaacagaaaatatcaacagagcaaataacacaactCAACACataggctttgtctgatcaagatatcacatacatagttattaaaaagagaagcaccaacatctgggttttcttcaaagctggggggggggtcaCCCTCCAGTAGtaacccagagtctccataccaacattcttccagtgagtgagaagcCCCAAAAAAATGCTAacgtctgagtttttttttcaaaaaacatttttattttattcatgacacatattaaaataaaaaacaaaaaactcctcCTACCCCTTGGAAATgcctaaaaaaataaacaaaatgcccaaaccctccctccatcccttgtTCCCACTTCCTCCCGTCCCCTCCaaaaccaaattaaaagaaaaaagaaaaaaaggaaaagaaaaaacacccaacccccccatccccccccaaacAAGGTGGTGCACTTCCCCAGGGGGAAGGGGAGTTTACACTGGAGCCTCTGGGAGCGGAACGGAGATCTTCCGGCTACAGAAACCTGCAAAGACAGACActcaaaacagaaacagaaacacaaatggaaacaaaatagatcacCGGGGAATCTCTGGAGGGTCAGGAGAAGTAGTCCCAGGGGTGAGGGACAGGGAGCCAGGaagaagggaggtgggagggggtgtAATTGGCAGGGTAAGAGTCAGGCAGGAAGGAGAACAGGGAAGAGTTGGAGGGAGGGTAACAAGCAGAAAAGTTTTGTGTCCTTATGTACCCTTAGGTAAAACCTTCCCCGccatcctgcccccacccctgagCAGCCGCAGTGGGTGAAGTGAGGAGAGGAGGCAGGGGGGAGAGGGGTAGGGAACAAACAGCTTTCAAAGTCGAGACTTGTCCATGTCGAACCCCCAGAGTGAATGAGCAACCCCCTGTCCCATTCCCCGCGGGCCCTTCCCCTGACCACACCCTCAGAAGCAGGTCCCTCCTCAGCAGTTAGTTATGGGATTCTCCCCCCTTCcacagtatatattttttttttaatattttttttccaccaaggtcatcttctgtttttcttttttcttttaattctttttttccttttttttttgtcctctctctcctcctaatacacacttttttttgtttttttttttggttgtgtgtgtgtgtgtgtgtgtgtgtgtgtgtgcgtgcgcgtgtgccTGTGTGTTTAGTAAGGGGAATACCATGACGTCGCTCTAGCCCGGCCCCTGTAGACTCGGCCTCGGCCCCGGGGTCTGCTGTTGAAGCCACTGTAGAATCGAGAGCTTGAACTACTGTAGTTAGTAGCCCTGGCACGGTATCGGGCACCTGGAAAACCCCGATCTGTGGTGCTGATCCCCGGCCAATTGGTCCGTTTTGGTATCACTTTGATCTGCCTTCCTCTAAAAAGAGAATCGTCCAAGGCCATCGATGTCCTCACTGAATCTTTATCTGAAAATTCTATATATGCAAACCCCTTAGGATGGCCACTGAACTTGTCACGAAAGATGGTAAGTCGATTAACTGAACCACAACCATAGAAGTGTGCCTCCAGCTCTTCTGCTGTTGCACCATAGTCCACATTGCCCACGTAGATGGACCGGGCATCAGCTTCCATCTTCTTCTCAACGGACATGATCACTGGGCCAGCATTGCCTGGGGGTGGGCTCATGTTCATCTGTTTCTCCACCTCCTTCTGAAGCTCCttcaatttctctgtctcttcctccatctcctttaATCGGGCTTTGATGGCTTCCAGCTCCGGGTCCTCGATAGCGCCGTCCCCCGGGTCGCCCTCAACCGGGCCCagctcttcctcatcctcctgaCTTCCAGGGGCTCCTGAGCCCGGCCCAGGGCCGGAGACTCCCAGCGGGGCGCAGGGCCTGGGTGGCTCCTCCTTGGGCTCGGGCTCCGGCTCTGTCTCTAGTAGCAATTCTTCAGGCTCCAGCTCCTCCGCCTCCAGCCCGTTCCCGTGGTCCTCCGCGCCGCCCGGGGTCCCCTCCCCTGGTTCCCCCCCGGCCCCGGGCACGAGGTGGCGCCGCCGCCCCGGCCCAGAGCCTCGACCCACCGCAGCCcccagtgctgctgctgctgccgccgctgccaTAGCCGCTGAGACTGGGGCCCGCCGCAATTGGAGAGCCGTGCCGGCCACTCTGGGAGCTCGTTAGCCAAGCAGCCTGCCAGTCCATAAcgtctgagtttatatacccttcttaggaccAGAAAGCTTCACACCTAgacagcaaaagggtgtgagcctggggtttACACCTAGTTAATAAAAGGGGGTGGGCTTGGGGTTTACACCTAGTTAATAAAAGGGGGTGgccctggggctttgcacctagttagacttaatcaaaggcacttgtttactttaacattctaaaagagaaaacagtaaaaaaaaaaaaatcccaccttaattatcaaTACAGGTGCTTAGCGATCcacaagtgagcagaaccaactTAACCTAATTTTCAAAGTCATGAAAAAGGttgagaaaataaacaaacaacaacagaaagaacTTGACCACTAAAAGCTATTATGGTggtagggaagaccaagacataaatgTTAAAAAGACAACAATGCAAAGACATccacaaacaaagcctcaaagaaaaatgctaatttgaCCCAAGGccaacaagaatttctgaaagaactttaaaaaaataagagtggtggagggggaaaatggaaaaagaaatgagagtgatgcaagaaaatcatgaaaagacaattaatagcttgATAAAAAGACCCACACACActgagaccccccaaaaaaaaacttgaagaaaataacaccttaaaaagcagaatttttccaaatggaaagcgcactgaagaaaatagttcacTAAAAATTAGTATAGGTGAatgggaagctaatgacttcaaggaacaataaagcaaagtgaaaagaattacaaataaaaagaaaaataatgtgaaatattttatctgaaaaataactgacttggaaaatagattaaaagagatacttttaaaattattggactacctgaaagccacaataaaaaagagcctaaacatcatttttcaagaaattatcaaggagctTTATTCTTATGTACCAAACTGTGCTGTTTATGGTGACTCTGGAGAGGGGGCACTGAGCTGTGGGATATGAAGTTTGACAGGACAGACTTTACCACCTGAAAGTGCTGCTTCAAGTTCAGATTAGGCAAGGGACATACCTAGTTTACAAGAACCAACAAgactaaagaagaagaaatttaagcTGAAGACACAACACTTGACCTGAAATAAGAAGTGTGTGCCTACTCATCAGCTTCACAAGAACACTTTCCAGCACTGCTAGTAGTCTTTGTTGTCTTCAGTGTTGTACTGTGAGATCAACTGCCCACTTGCAGTTGCAGTTGAATCTATTAGCTTGGTAgatcatttcctctttctctcttttgaaaattatACTAGAAATTTTCATCCTTTGAAATGTGTGTTGAAAATGAAGAATCATCAAATGCTACTGAAAGTGTAATATTTGATTATCACTGTGAGATGAGTTTTGATCCAAACCTTCTCCACAACAATGGATACATCGGGTACCCCAATGGTACTTCAGCAGCACTGCATGAAACTAGGGCTGTTGAAAAACTGCTGACCTCTTATGGATTTATTCAGCGTTCATAACATCAACCCAGACTTTTCTTCCACTGTTCACATTACAGTGGCAAACTGCAGGACCTAAAAGTAGTAGATGGTGTTGAATTTGAAGTATCATCTGACTGAAGGACTGGAAAACCTATTGCTCCTAAACTGGTGAAGATAAAACCAGAAATCCTAGctgaagaacaaattaaatagaCAGGAAGTGTTTTATCTGCCGTATACCCCTGAAGATGTGGAAGGGAATGCTCAGCTGGAAACCAGAGATAAGAATAAATTTTATAATTGACACAAATAAACATACTGGTACTGTAAGTGCTCATAATATCATGctgctgaaaaaaaaagcaagctcaTTGTCAGGGAGTAGTTTGTGCCATGAAGGAAGCATTTGGCTTTATTGAAAGCGGTGATGTTGTAAAGGAGATAGTCTTTCATTATCGAGAATTTAAGGGTGACCTAGAAGCCTTACAGCCTGGAGACGACATGGAATTCAcaataaaagacagaaatggtAAAGAAGTTGCAACAGATGTCAGACTACTGCCTCAAGGAACAGTTATTTTTGAAGATATCAGAATTGAACATTTTGATGGAACTATAACAAAAGTTATTCTAAAAGTCTCTAATAAAACCCAGAATGATCCATTGCCCAGATGCATCAAGgcagattttgtgattctgaaagAACTTCCTTTTGAAGACAAAGATACAATATACAAGGTGACTCTGTTGGAAGGTAACCATGTTAGGTTTAATATTTTGACAAGcctgggggggtggagccaagatggtggctggaaagcagggactcacttaagctcttccccaaatccctccaaacacctgtaaaaatggctctgaacaaaattTAGAGCTGCGGAACCAACAAAATAGTacagggaagcaggtctccagcccaggacaacctggatggttgctgggaaggatctatcccacagtgctgggagcagagtgcaacCAAGCATGAGCCATatcaggacagaccaggcactgaggagagAGGCCTGAgtggccttagggccatgaatcactgagcgagaggagttatcagacttctcaacccacaaatgccaaagacaacatagcaggttagtgggaaaacttctggatagGGGTGAGAGCagtccggccccagccctggaggtggcagaggtggctcagtggcagcagcaggaaacccCTGTGGTTGCTTCCAAAGCTCCAGCTTCAGCtttttccagagtccctggcccacacggtgggagaaatcaagtggcagatcagagtgggagttcaGGGAACAcattgctggcacagaggcaggtttctcttgctttgccctgcttggatctgggtcgtggtcctggctgggggaggagaagcactgctgtgacagagcttcTGGTGAcaagtgatggtggagtagaagtagctctgaaaatagcagtgcagcccctaaagcttgggacaaagtactctctataccctgacaaaaagctcagagGTCAATTTTTTGTCTCGGAATATGACCAggaagcaaaaaaggactcaTACCCACACTCAGacaataaaatcttttttggtgacaaagaaaatctacacatacagccagaagaagtcaacaaaatcatagagccgtcactaaaagcctccaagaaaaatgtgaattggagcCAGgacattgaagagctcaaaaaggatttggaaaaggaagtaagagaaagagaggaaaaattgggaagataaatgagagtgatgcaagaaaatcatgaaaaacaagtcaatgacttgctaaaggagacccaaaaactactgaagaaattaacatcttaaaaaatagactaaaccaaatggcaaaagatctccaaaaagccaatgaggagaagaatgccttaaaaggcagaattagccaaatggaaaaggaggtccaaaataccactgaagaaaataccaccttagaaattagattggaacaagtagaggctagtgactttatgagaaatcaagaaattataaaacagaaccaaaggagtgacaaaatggaagataatgtgaaatatctcattggaaaaaccactaacctggagaatagatccaggagagataatttaaaaatcattggactacctgagagccatgatcaaaaaaagagcctagatatcatctttcaagaaattatcaaggaaaactgccctgatattctagagccagagggtaaaataaaaattgaaaaaatccaccgattgcctcttgaaaaagatcctaaaaagaaaactcctaggtatattgtcaccaaattccagagctcccaggtcaaggggaaaatactgcaagcagccagaaagaaacaatttgagtattttggaaacacaatcaggataacacaagtactagcagcttctactttgagggatcaaagggcttggaatatgatattccggaggtcaatggaactaggattaaaacaaagaatcacctacccagcaaaactgaatataatgctacaaggcaaaatatggattttcaataaaatagaggactttcaagctttcttgatgaaaagaccagagctgaatagagaatttgattttcaaatacaagaatcaagagaagcatgaaaaggtaaacaagaaagagaaatcataagggacttactaaaattgaactgtttcatttacattcctacaaggaaagatgatgtttgtaattcatgagacctttctcagtattatggtagttgaagggaatatacatacatacacacacacatatatatgcatatatatatatgtgggtgtacacacccatatatatgcatatatatatatgtgggtgtacacacccacatatatatatatatgcatatatatgtgtgtatgtatgtatattcccttcaactaccataataaataaaataaatttaaggggtgagagaggaatatattgagagagggagaaaggacgagctagaatggagtaaattatctcacataaaagtggcaagaaaaagcagctctgttggaAGTGAAGGGGGGCAGTTGAGGGagaattagtgaatcttgctctcattggatttgacttgaggaagaaataacatacacactcagatgggtatcttaccccacaagatagtagagggaaggagataagaaaggggggatgatagaaaggagggcagatcagaggaggaggtaatctaaagcaaacacttttgaaaagggacagagtcaagggagaaaattgaataaagggggacaggataggatggggataaatatagttagtatttcacaacatgattattgtggaagtgttttgcatattgatacatgtgcggcctatgttcaattgcttgcttttttagggagagtgggtggagagggaggaggggagagaatttgaaactcaaagctctaaaagcagatgctcaaaaaaaccttgtttttgcatgcaactgggaaataagatatacaggcaatggggtatagaaatgtatcttgccctacaagaaaataaggggaaaggggatttggggggaagtggggtgacagaagagagggctgacaggagaatggggtaatcagaatatatgccatcttggagtgggcaggagggtagaaatggttagaaagtttgtaactcaaaatcttatggaaatcaatgtggaaaactagaaatattaaataatttttaaaaagaaaaaaaaattgacaggcCTACATGGTAAATTAGAACAAGCAACCAACGTAGAAGTTCTTACCAATACATTTCAATGCACTAATGAAATCAGAAAAATGAGTGTGATTGCTGCCATGAGAGATGGtttggggtttatcaaatgtGTAGGTCATGATGCCCATGTGTTCCTTCACTTCAAtgaaaagctggatttgaaccagtTCCATATTCAGAATGAAGTGGAGTTTATGATAGCTCCTGATATGATGTCTGCCCAAAGAAATCATGCTATTCAGATTAAAAAGCTTCCTAAGGGCATGGTATCATTCCACACTCATTCAGATCATTGCTTTGTTGGCATTGTAGAGAAAGAATCTACTTTTGTTAATCCCAAAACCACTAGTCCAAATAAAGGCAAAGAAAACAAGACTAAAATGGAATTATTATGTATGATGACTGTGGGGGTGAAACTGACCATTGTATATGAAGTCGATGTACCTGGAAGGTTCCACTCCTTAGATAGGAGATAAGGTTGAATTTAGTGTAAGTAAAGAAAAGAGGATTCATCAGTAGACAACAACTTGTGGCCGACTTTTAGGTTTTCATTCCAATGCCAAGAGGCTCTTGGGTTATGTGGCAACCCTGAAGGATAATTTTGGATTTATTGAAATAGCTAATTATGACAATTAAATCCTTTTTTCTATTACAATGAGTTCTCTGATGCTGTCAATAGCCTGGAACTGGGGGGCATGATCAAATATAGCTTGTCAGAAAGCAAAGGCAACAAAGTCTGTACACAAAAGGTGAACAAAACACATTCAGTTAATGGCAGGACTTGAGGAAGCTGATCCAACCATCTACTTGGGTCAAGTCATCTGCACCCCTCAGGAGTGATACTAGAGTATCACTCTAGATGATGCCAGTGCTCCTCACCAACGGTTCTTCAACAGCCAAGGGGATCAGAAAAATCAATGGGATTTAGTGCAGAAAGATCCATCAAGCTTGTGTCATTGACTAACCCCATCTACAGAACACAACACTTAACCAGATATGATCTAGGTGGGGGTTGTAGGGGTATTCTGGTGGAAGGTTTTGAGTATCTCCCTTATCATCCCTCCCAGAATCTGGAATATGTATTCTATGGAGCTCCTATACTAGTTTTAACACCTTCTTCAtgttatgtttaaaaataaaaaataaatttatgaaaaccattttaaaaattaagcacaGTTGCAGCCTGGAAGACTTAAGTTGGCACCTTATAGTATTAATTTTAGAAGTTTTATTTGGTGCAACTGGTAAATGCAAAATTTGTCAATGTAAGTGAAAAATATAGTCAGCTATCTGGTCAACCTTATGAAATTCTGCACTTGATATTTATTGTATTCTCTACCTTCATTAATTCAGGCAAGGTGTTCTGCCTTAGCTCTCAATCTCATTCTTTTCCTGTCATTTACTATTCATTATGCATTAATTCTGAGGACCATAAAAGGGT
This region of Trichosurus vulpecula isolate mTriVul1 chromosome 3, mTriVul1.pri, whole genome shotgun sequence genomic DNA includes:
- the LOC118841229 gene encoding polyadenylate-binding protein 2-like — translated: MAAAAAAAALGAAVGRGSGPGRRRHLVPGAGGEPGEGTPGGAEDHGNGLEAEELEPEELLLETEPEPEPKEEPPRPCAPLGVSGPGPGSGAPGSQEDEEELGPVEGDPGDGAIEDPELEAIKARLKEMEEETEKLKELQKEVEKQMNMSPPPGNAGPVIMSVEKKMEADARSIYVGNVDYGATAEELEAHFYGCGSVNRLTIFRDKFSGHPKGFAYIEFSDKDSVRTSMALDDSLFRGRQIKVIPKRTNWPGISTTDRGFPGARYRARATNYSSSSSRFYSGFNSRPRGRGRVYRGRARATSWYSPY